A genomic stretch from Edaphobacter aggregans includes:
- a CDS encoding efflux RND transporter periplasmic adaptor subunit, protein MTKWVILGCLLVALVAGALWFFRRPTLVSVVHPQRVSLTETIASSARVGGIQESAIGAQFTGTVEHLFVRLGDRVQAGQPIATLRNNVTQQQKAQAATAVDTARARLAQVSKPPLRSEMDEATHQVTEAKAQVAQINADLTLANTQLERNQQLFQSGLIPKSEFDTVQSNQKSLQSRLRAAKATVKVREARLETLQKTPLPEDVQVARAQLSEAEQALRVAEQQSKEATVTAPFAGVVTAINAEQGQTVTNSGVVNLVSDSLEIRVDLDENNLADLELGQTAILSSSAFGDNTFQGRLTDIGAAVDQARGIVTVKITPDNPPSWLRPGQTVNVNLMTNETVDRLIVPSTAVLRQGNRTVVMVVQDGDAAERTVLTRPAVPQGIPLSAGIVETDQVIVNPSGINAGQAVRIRR, encoded by the coding sequence TTGACAAAGTGGGTCATTCTTGGGTGCCTGTTGGTTGCCCTTGTAGCTGGCGCTTTGTGGTTCTTTCGCCGCCCCACGCTGGTTTCAGTTGTGCATCCCCAACGCGTTTCGCTGACAGAAACGATCGCCAGCAGCGCGAGAGTCGGCGGAATCCAGGAGAGTGCGATTGGCGCTCAATTCACAGGCACGGTAGAACATCTCTTCGTAAGGCTTGGCGATCGGGTACAGGCAGGTCAGCCTATTGCAACTCTCAGGAATAACGTAACGCAGCAGCAAAAGGCGCAGGCCGCGACTGCGGTCGATACAGCACGGGCTCGTCTGGCGCAGGTTTCAAAACCTCCTTTACGCTCGGAGATGGATGAGGCCACGCATCAGGTCACCGAGGCGAAGGCTCAGGTTGCACAGATAAATGCAGACCTCACACTTGCGAACACACAGTTAGAAAGAAATCAGCAACTGTTCCAAAGTGGCTTGATCCCCAAGAGTGAATTCGATACCGTGCAGTCGAACCAGAAGAGCCTTCAATCGCGTCTACGGGCAGCCAAAGCGACGGTGAAGGTCCGGGAAGCCAGGCTGGAGACGCTGCAGAAGACACCTCTGCCTGAAGATGTGCAGGTGGCAAGGGCGCAACTGTCCGAAGCCGAGCAGGCCCTTCGAGTCGCGGAGCAGCAGTCAAAAGAAGCAACCGTAACGGCACCCTTTGCAGGCGTCGTCACCGCAATCAATGCCGAACAGGGACAAACCGTAACCAACAGCGGCGTGGTCAACCTCGTGAGCGACAGCCTTGAGATACGCGTTGATCTCGACGAGAACAACCTCGCCGACCTCGAGTTAGGCCAGACCGCCATTCTGTCCTCATCGGCCTTCGGTGATAACACCTTTCAAGGTCGCCTCACGGATATCGGCGCCGCAGTCGATCAAGCTCGCGGAATCGTTACCGTCAAGATCACGCCCGATAATCCTCCGTCATGGTTGCGGCCCGGGCAAACAGTAAACGTCAACCTCATGACAAACGAAACGGTCGACAGGCTGATCGTTCCATCAACCGCCGTCCTTCGTCAGGGGAACCGCACCGTTGTCATGGTGGTGCAGGATGGTGACGCAGCCGAGCGAACCGTACTAACCCGTCCCGCAGTCCCACAAGGAATTCCCCTATCCGCCGGCATAGTCGAGACCGATCAGGTGATCGTCAACCCCTCGGGCATCAACGCTGGGCAGGCCGTCCGAATCAGAAGGTGA
- a CDS encoding ABC transporter permease → MNSLVPLKWRFEVKLALRHLTTGGGQTLLTVGAVAAGVIVIIFLTALIFGIRARLTTMLTESIPHVTLRVRDLEPVPLSEIQNLENAMSSTRIEKQAPQLKFIDNWQHVIDVVRTVPNVRVASPAVQGQGFASRGGNPIGVSITGADPAQQDEISPVTKDLIAGRFVGLASDEVVIDYELAKDLSVAVGDRIRMTSSMGNTESLSIAGIYSRGQGRGGAYVTLRTGQSLFAMGNSVNVVYVKVYELFGSDQVADRIESLVPYEARSWSREFPSFVSSLNVQAASAYLISGFSLIASSFAIASVLIVSVLQKSKQIGILKSIGATRSQILRVFTLEGLAIAFAGSISGAIVGSLLVYLISLPLQTTSRPGHVPDQLFPVAILPVYIFGAMGAAILSTVIAAWFPARRAAKMNPVDVMR, encoded by the coding sequence ATGAACTCGCTGGTTCCTCTCAAGTGGCGATTCGAAGTAAAACTTGCACTGCGGCACCTGACCACGGGTGGGGGGCAGACTTTACTCACGGTCGGTGCCGTTGCCGCCGGTGTGATCGTCATCATTTTTCTGACCGCACTGATCTTCGGTATACGGGCAAGGCTAACCACCATGCTGACCGAGTCCATACCGCACGTGACGCTCAGGGTTCGAGATCTGGAGCCCGTGCCTCTCTCGGAGATCCAGAACCTCGAGAATGCCATGAGCAGTACCCGGATCGAGAAACAGGCTCCACAACTGAAGTTCATCGATAATTGGCAGCACGTAATCGATGTCGTCCGCACCGTACCCAACGTTCGCGTCGCGTCGCCTGCGGTTCAAGGACAGGGATTCGCTTCGCGGGGAGGCAACCCCATCGGAGTGTCGATCACAGGCGCCGACCCAGCCCAGCAGGATGAGATCTCTCCAGTAACAAAGGACCTGATCGCCGGAAGGTTCGTGGGGCTGGCCAGCGATGAGGTCGTAATCGACTACGAACTGGCGAAGGACCTTTCGGTTGCGGTCGGAGATCGCATCCGCATGACGTCCAGTATGGGCAACACAGAGTCGCTTTCGATCGCCGGCATCTACAGCCGCGGGCAGGGCCGTGGAGGAGCGTATGTAACGCTGCGTACCGGCCAAAGTCTCTTCGCGATGGGCAACTCAGTCAACGTAGTTTATGTAAAGGTATACGAACTCTTCGGATCCGATCAGGTCGCCGATCGCATCGAGAGCCTGGTGCCGTACGAGGCCCGATCGTGGTCTCGTGAATTTCCGAGCTTCGTCTCATCACTGAATGTTCAGGCGGCGTCTGCCTATCTCATCTCAGGCTTCAGCCTGATTGCCTCCTCCTTTGCAATCGCTTCGGTCCTGATCGTCTCTGTCCTTCAAAAATCGAAGCAAATCGGAATATTGAAAAGCATCGGCGCAACGCGCTCGCAGATTTTGCGCGTGTTCACACTGGAAGGACTTGCCATTGCCTTCGCCGGCAGCATCAGCGGAGCTATCGTTGGCTCCCTGCTGGTGTATCTCATCAGCTTGCCCCTGCAAACAACTTCGAGACCGGGACATGTGCCCGACCAACTATTTCCCGTCGCAATTCTTCCCGTCTATATCTTCGGCGCGATGGGTGCCGCGATTCTCTCAACCGTTATAGCCGCTTGGTTTCCTGCACGACGGGCCGCAAAGATGAACCCTGTCGACGTAATGCGTTAG
- a CDS encoding ABC transporter ATP-binding protein, producing MNAMTEDAPKQIVVATQGLKKTYFGKIATPVLHGIDIEIRAGEFVAIIGQSGSGKSTLLNILGALDIPTEGKVLIDGVDIATLTEDELAALRNRVVGFVFQFHYLLSELSCLENALTPVAISKGEATEEDTARVIALLERVGLGKQIHKYPDTMSGGQNQRCAIIRALTNQPKIVLADEPTGNLDSRSGNEVFNIMREMNRENGVAFIMVTHDDRLAQEADRILMIEDGWVHEVDKNEHRMKLLSSLKTS from the coding sequence ATGAATGCGATGACAGAAGACGCACCGAAACAGATCGTTGTGGCAACTCAAGGGCTGAAGAAGACCTACTTCGGCAAGATTGCGACGCCTGTCCTGCATGGCATCGACATCGAAATCCGCGCGGGCGAATTTGTCGCAATCATCGGACAATCTGGCAGCGGAAAATCGACGCTGCTCAACATCCTCGGCGCGCTCGATATCCCAACCGAGGGCAAAGTCCTGATCGACGGCGTCGACATCGCAACCCTCACCGAAGACGAACTGGCGGCCCTGCGCAATCGCGTCGTCGGCTTCGTCTTCCAATTCCACTACCTGTTGAGCGAGTTGAGCTGCCTTGAAAATGCACTCACTCCCGTCGCCATCAGCAAGGGCGAGGCGACCGAAGAGGACACAGCTCGCGTCATCGCATTGCTCGAGCGAGTAGGTCTGGGCAAGCAGATCCATAAGTATCCCGATACGATGAGCGGCGGCCAGAATCAGCGCTGCGCCATCATCCGCGCGCTCACCAATCAACCCAAGATCGTTCTCGCCGATGAGCCAACCGGCAACCTCGACAGCCGCTCCGGCAATGAAGTCTTCAACATCATGCGCGAGATGAACCGCGAGAACGGAGTCGCCTTCATCATGGTGACTCACGACGATCGGCTCGCCCAGGAAGCAGATCGCATCCTGATGATCGAGGACGGGTGGGTGCATGAGGTCGATAAGAACGAACATCGGATGAAACTGCTCAGCAGTTTAAAGACCTCCTAG
- a CDS encoding GntR family transcriptional regulator, with amino-acid sequence MKSQAKSGDTEFTFRLDPRSGVPVYRQLIDQVQAAIATGAVSVGDQLPTVRRVAVDLAINPNTVVRAYREMEVRGILDTQQGSGTFISANQIEQSHDERERQLSQLVTEFVARAGSAGFKLNELLAALQHLSSKVQNKRR; translated from the coding sequence GTGAAGTCCCAAGCCAAATCCGGAGACACCGAGTTCACCTTCCGCCTCGACCCGCGCAGTGGCGTCCCTGTCTACCGGCAGCTGATCGACCAGGTGCAGGCCGCCATCGCCACCGGGGCTGTGTCCGTCGGAGACCAGCTTCCTACCGTCCGCCGTGTAGCCGTCGATCTCGCCATTAATCCCAATACCGTCGTCCGTGCCTATCGCGAGATGGAAGTTCGCGGCATCCTCGATACCCAGCAAGGCTCCGGCACCTTCATCTCAGCAAATCAAATCGAGCAATCGCACGACGAGCGCGAGCGTCAGCTATCGCAACTCGTCACTGAGTTCGTCGCCCGCGCAGGATCAGCAGGTTTCAAGCTCAATGAGCTTCTCGCAGCCCTGCAACATCTCTCATCCAAAGTTCAAAATAAGAGGAGGTAA
- a CDS encoding slipin family protein: MSHRNQFSNVGLLVFGGSLLLGFITSRLTYSPGPLIVGALVGTYFLFAIKIVDQWEKVAVLRFGRYRGLRGPGLVFIIPIFETLSRFVDQRVRVSTVSAESTLTRDTVPVNVDAIIFWLVWNAEKAILEVEDFTQAIGLGSQTALRESIGRHQLAQMITERETLGHELQKILDEKTTPWGITVQSVEIRDVRIPQSLENAMSQQAQAERERQARVILGDAEIQVSEKFAEASRVYNDNPGALHLRGMNMLYESMREKGSMVIVPSSAIESMGLGGTLAATAIAKQA; this comes from the coding sequence GTGTCCCATCGCAATCAGTTCAGCAATGTCGGTCTCTTGGTCTTCGGTGGATCCCTGCTGCTTGGCTTCATAACTTCTCGACTCACCTACTCTCCCGGTCCGCTGATTGTCGGCGCTCTCGTGGGAACTTACTTCCTCTTTGCCATCAAGATCGTCGACCAATGGGAGAAGGTAGCCGTCCTTCGTTTCGGACGTTATCGCGGACTGCGCGGCCCCGGTCTTGTCTTCATCATCCCCATATTCGAAACCCTCAGCCGCTTCGTCGACCAGCGCGTCCGTGTCAGCACTGTCAGCGCCGAGTCCACCCTCACGCGCGACACGGTACCGGTGAATGTCGACGCCATCATCTTCTGGCTCGTCTGGAACGCCGAAAAGGCCATCCTCGAAGTGGAAGACTTTACACAAGCCATAGGGCTCGGCTCTCAAACCGCACTCCGCGAATCCATCGGTCGCCACCAGCTCGCCCAGATGATCACCGAACGCGAGACCCTAGGCCACGAACTGCAAAAGATCCTCGACGAGAAGACCACCCCATGGGGCATCACCGTTCAGTCCGTAGAGATTCGCGACGTCCGCATTCCGCAATCGCTCGAGAACGCCATGTCCCAGCAAGCGCAAGCCGAGCGCGAACGCCAGGCCCGCGTCATCCTCGGTGACGCCGAAATTCAGGTCTCCGAGAAGTTCGCCGAAGCCTCGCGCGTCTACAACGACAACCCCGGAGCCCTCCACCTTCGCGGCATGAACATGCTCTACGAGAGCATGCGCGAAAAGGGCTCGATGGTCATCGTCCCCTCCTCCGCAATCGAAAGCATGGGTCTCGGCGGAACACTCGCCGCCACCGCAATCGCCAAGCAGGCATAA
- a CDS encoding GH92 family glycosyl hydrolase: MKVAELVAKKICLANNVAAGLVLALMMFTAHAAAQVDNVDPTIGNVGILLEPTRPAVFLPNSMVRVYPIRKDAFDDQIKSFPLTISSHRMNELFSIMPGDGGPSAYDHEKTTPYYYSTRFDESLIGVEFSATERCGYFRFSFPNGKASVVLANRLSGGLEMQDGNVVTGEERFGGMKAFVYGEFNAPVTVKMEDIKTGKRLTVSGSDTRSLDFRYGISFISVEQAKKNLRREIPAWGLARVKDAGKARWNEALGQIAVEGGTETQRRIFYTALYRCFERMINITEDGRYYSAFDHQVHEDARPFYVDNWLWDTFRALEPLQTLLNPEMEADKIQSYVRMYQQSGLMPTFATLTGNYACMNGNHAAPWFADAWFKGVRNFDLPTAYEGVRKRSLEVTMLPWSLAPKGPLDDFYSAHGYMPALRPGEKETVPGVHPFEKRQPVPVTLENSFDDWNIAQLARVLQKPEDEKLFLQRAANYKNLFRADKGLMWPKDSDGHWIEPLDPKFDGGMGARDYYDENNGYTYTWDVAHDFNGLVALMGGTGKAEGNLDQLFREPLGRSKYEFQAKLPDSTSMAGQFSMGNEPSLAIPYLYNRLGAPWKTQKRVRMLLESFFTDTLQGIPGDEDGGGMSAFVVFSMMGFYPVTPGIPTYDVGSPVFDKVTIHLKNGREFSIIANNNSHDNKYVQSIRLNGQTMDQVWFRHADIANGGTLELTMGDTPNTSLGSSVARFPPASLAMNPEDFRK, translated from the coding sequence GTGAAAGTTGCAGAACTTGTTGCAAAAAAGATTTGCCTTGCAAATAACGTGGCCGCTGGATTGGTACTGGCCCTCATGATGTTCACGGCGCATGCCGCAGCGCAGGTGGACAATGTCGATCCCACCATTGGCAACGTCGGCATTCTTCTCGAGCCAACTCGTCCGGCCGTGTTCTTGCCCAACAGCATGGTACGTGTGTATCCGATACGCAAAGATGCTTTCGATGATCAGATCAAGTCATTTCCATTGACGATCAGCTCCCACCGGATGAACGAGCTGTTCAGTATCATGCCGGGCGATGGCGGCCCATCAGCCTATGACCATGAAAAAACTACGCCGTACTACTACTCCACGCGCTTCGACGAGTCGCTGATTGGGGTGGAGTTTTCGGCAACCGAAAGGTGCGGCTACTTTCGTTTTAGCTTTCCGAATGGCAAAGCTTCGGTTGTGCTTGCCAATCGGTTGTCCGGTGGCTTGGAAATGCAAGACGGCAATGTAGTCACTGGCGAAGAACGTTTTGGCGGAATGAAGGCGTTTGTGTATGGGGAGTTCAATGCACCAGTCACCGTCAAGATGGAAGACATCAAAACCGGAAAACGGCTGACAGTCTCAGGCAGTGATACCAGATCCCTCGACTTTCGCTACGGCATTTCTTTCATCAGTGTTGAGCAGGCAAAGAAAAACCTGCGGCGCGAAATTCCTGCGTGGGGTCTTGCACGAGTCAAGGATGCGGGGAAGGCACGTTGGAACGAAGCTCTTGGCCAGATCGCAGTGGAGGGTGGCACCGAGACGCAACGCAGGATCTTCTACACTGCTCTCTATCGGTGTTTTGAGCGGATGATCAACATTACCGAGGATGGTCGCTACTACAGCGCGTTCGATCATCAGGTGCATGAGGATGCGCGTCCGTTCTATGTGGACAACTGGCTATGGGATACGTTCCGAGCCTTGGAGCCGCTGCAAACACTGCTCAACCCTGAGATGGAAGCGGACAAGATTCAATCGTATGTTCGCATGTATCAGCAGTCGGGCTTGATGCCTACGTTTGCGACTCTGACCGGGAATTACGCATGCATGAATGGCAATCACGCTGCGCCGTGGTTTGCCGACGCATGGTTCAAAGGGGTGCGCAATTTTGATTTGCCGACTGCTTACGAAGGTGTCCGCAAACGATCGCTGGAGGTCACGATGCTTCCCTGGAGCCTTGCTCCAAAGGGGCCGCTCGATGATTTCTACTCTGCACATGGCTACATGCCTGCGTTGCGTCCGGGTGAAAAGGAAACTGTGCCGGGAGTTCACCCCTTCGAGAAGCGTCAGCCGGTGCCTGTTACGCTGGAAAACAGCTTTGACGATTGGAACATCGCTCAGCTTGCCCGGGTTCTGCAAAAGCCTGAGGACGAAAAACTCTTTCTTCAGCGTGCAGCGAATTACAAGAATCTGTTCCGCGCAGACAAGGGGCTTATGTGGCCCAAAGATTCAGACGGGCACTGGATTGAACCGCTGGATCCGAAGTTCGACGGTGGAATGGGTGCGCGTGACTACTACGACGAAAATAACGGTTATACGTACACATGGGATGTAGCGCACGATTTCAACGGCTTGGTCGCGTTGATGGGTGGGACTGGAAAGGCCGAGGGCAATCTGGATCAGCTCTTTCGCGAGCCGCTGGGTCGTTCAAAGTATGAATTTCAGGCGAAGCTTCCTGATTCCACTTCCATGGCCGGCCAATTCTCGATGGGGAACGAGCCGAGCCTTGCCATTCCGTATCTGTACAACCGGCTTGGGGCACCGTGGAAGACTCAGAAGCGAGTGCGTATGCTTCTTGAATCGTTCTTCACGGATACGCTGCAAGGTATTCCGGGGGATGAAGACGGCGGTGGTATGAGCGCATTCGTGGTCTTTTCGATGATGGGCTTCTATCCCGTCACACCGGGAATTCCAACGTACGACGTGGGCAGCCCAGTCTTCGATAAGGTAACGATCCACCTGAAGAACGGACGCGAATTTTCGATCATCGCTAACAATAATTCCCATGACAACAAGTATGTCCAAAGCATCCGTCTTAACGGGCAGACGATGGATCAAGTCTGGTTTCGCCACGCCGATATTGCCAATGGTGGCACGCTGGAATTGACCATGGGAGACACCCCGAACACGTCGCTCGGCTCGTCGGTTGCGAGATTTCCGCCCGCGTCACTGGCGATGAATCCGGAAGACTTTCGTAAATAG
- a CDS encoding thiamine phosphate synthase — protein sequence MLRCAITNRTLFPGDESRQQAALIRQAALWAEQGIDLIQLREKDLPAATLATLARQILKAIEGTPTKLLINSRPDVAIAVAAHGVHLTSAPGELTPSEVRKLCSPLTTFPTLITISCHTISSIVAAKTHQPDAILFSPIFEKNIDNQTILPGQGLTHLHEACLAAAPIPIYALGGITHANSAQCLQAGAAGIAAIRLFHQT from the coding sequence ATGCTCCGCTGCGCCATCACCAACCGCACCCTCTTCCCCGGCGACGAGTCCCGCCAGCAAGCCGCCCTCATCCGTCAGGCCGCCCTCTGGGCCGAACAAGGCATCGACCTCATCCAGCTCCGCGAAAAAGACCTACCCGCCGCCACCCTCGCCACCCTTGCGCGCCAGATCCTCAAAGCCATCGAAGGCACCCCCACAAAGCTCCTCATCAACTCCCGCCCCGACGTAGCCATCGCGGTCGCCGCCCACGGAGTCCACCTCACCTCCGCCCCCGGCGAACTGACCCCCTCCGAGGTCCGAAAACTGTGCAGTCCGCTAACTACCTTTCCCACACTTATTACCATCTCCTGCCACACAATCTCCAGCATTGTGGCAGCGAAAACGCACCAGCCAGACGCAATTCTCTTCTCCCCCATCTTCGAAAAAAACATCGACAACCAGACCATCCTCCCCGGCCAAGGCCTCACACACCTTCACGAAGCCTGCCTCGCAGCCGCCCCCATCCCCATCTATGCACTAGGCGGCATAACCCATGCAAATTCAGCACAATGCCTCCAGGCCGGAGCCGCCGGAATAGCCGCAATCCGCCTCTTCCACCAAACCTAA
- a CDS encoding DinB family protein: MDFVEAVRAADWRIFEMSVAMKDLFLETLKRDEAGTRKALERVPEGQNDWAPHEKSMKMGYLASLVATMPKWIDLMVNQNELDFAPVGENKNKPIEWKKSSELVTLFDESMAKARVALEGTTDEHLMTLWKLKAAGHLIAEEPRYINIQHGVLSHWAHHRGQLTVYLRLNEAAVPALYGPSADEKFSF, translated from the coding sequence ATGGATTTTGTGGAGGCGGTTAGAGCTGCCGACTGGAGGATTTTCGAGATGAGTGTTGCGATGAAGGATCTTTTTCTTGAGACGCTGAAGCGCGATGAGGCGGGAACGAGGAAGGCGCTGGAGCGGGTTCCGGAGGGGCAGAACGACTGGGCTCCGCATGAGAAATCAATGAAGATGGGCTACCTGGCGTCGCTCGTGGCGACGATGCCGAAGTGGATTGATTTGATGGTCAATCAGAATGAGCTGGATTTTGCGCCGGTTGGGGAGAACAAGAACAAGCCTATTGAGTGGAAGAAGAGTTCGGAGTTGGTGACTCTTTTCGATGAGAGCATGGCGAAGGCGCGGGTGGCGCTTGAGGGAACGACGGACGAGCATTTAATGACGCTGTGGAAGCTGAAGGCGGCTGGGCATTTGATTGCCGAGGAGCCGCGATATATCAATATTCAGCATGGTGTGCTTAGCCATTGGGCGCATCATCGTGGGCAGTTGACAGTTTATTTGCGGCTGAATGAGGCGGCGGTGCCGGCTTTGTATGGGCCTTCGGCGGATGAGAAGTTTTCGTTTTAA